In Fibrobacter sp. UWR3, a single window of DNA contains:
- a CDS encoding type II secretion system protein → MDKKNGFTLIEIMVVIVIMGVLAAVGVPKLFGMIAKAKAAEVPTAAGVYIRLQDAFVHNDHGIGTWKDIGYAAPGNGKTSNFEYGDCVVAKKEIDKDAESFLGWSATNLSSLNECSARSAWGIIIDPVAESTVNFTQVVSSQECASLTSNWPVGSVDASACSAGATQTAEPDPKVPEPQQTTEPEPKEPGQQTQQDEPKEEEPEGSTCLGTNTPCSNDNKCSLGGGATNQGKKKNMDCSKSQFSGCCACCGT, encoded by the coding sequence ATGGATAAAAAGAACGGCTTCACCCTTATCGAGATAATGGTCGTCATCGTCATCATGGGCGTACTTGCCGCAGTCGGCGTGCCCAAGCTATTCGGCATGATAGCCAAGGCGAAGGCGGCCGAAGTCCCCACGGCGGCAGGCGTCTACATCCGGTTGCAGGATGCATTCGTCCACAACGATCACGGTATCGGAACCTGGAAAGATATCGGGTATGCCGCACCGGGCAACGGAAAGACAAGCAACTTCGAATATGGCGACTGCGTCGTGGCGAAAAAGGAAATAGACAAGGACGCAGAAAGTTTTCTCGGATGGAGCGCGACGAACCTGAGTTCGCTCAACGAATGTTCGGCACGTAGCGCCTGGGGCATCATCATAGACCCTGTCGCGGAAAGTACGGTCAATTTCACGCAGGTCGTTTCTTCTCAGGAATGTGCATCGCTCACCAGTAACTGGCCCGTCGGAAGCGTCGACGCAAGCGCATGCAGCGCAGGTGCAACGCAAACTGCAGAGCCGGACCCCAAGGTGCCGGAACCGCAGCAAACTACAGAGCCAGAACCTAAGGAGCCGGGACAGCAAACACAGCAAGATGAGCCGAAAGAAGAAGAACCAGAAGGAAGTACTTGCCTTGGAACCAATACGCCCTGTTCAAACGACAACAAATGTTCCTTAGGTGGCGGAGCAACAAATCAAGGCAAGAAAAAGAATATGGACTGCAGTAAGAGCCAGTTTAGCGGCTGTTGCGCCTGCTGCGGGACATAA
- a CDS encoding NAD(P)H-binding protein, translating into MKVALFGSTGLVGKNVLKLLVRLDQVEHVYCPVRRVPEPTETGILEGAAKIDFDVVDFEQVDTLREKFAGLDAAICCLGTTIKQAGSKPAQEKIDVRLPLSLAAVAKKAGVRHFLCVSAQGANSRSPFFYNRLKGMLEEGLTMMNFEALTIVRPSLLLGKHKDKRFGEELMQKIFGKHLAILPARIRPVFAESAAAHLVASMLKPPFEHVCASDGVKGKRIIYNRILAQTPADVF; encoded by the coding sequence ATGAAAGTTGCGCTTTTCGGTTCGACCGGCCTTGTCGGGAAAAATGTCTTGAAACTCCTGGTGCGCCTTGACCAGGTGGAGCATGTGTACTGCCCGGTGCGTCGCGTGCCCGAGCCCACCGAAACCGGTATTTTAGAGGGTGCCGCGAAAATCGACTTCGATGTGGTTGACTTTGAACAGGTGGACACGTTGCGCGAGAAGTTTGCGGGCCTCGACGCGGCGATATGCTGCCTCGGCACGACTATCAAGCAGGCGGGTAGCAAGCCCGCGCAGGAGAAAATCGATGTGAGGCTCCCGCTATCGCTTGCGGCTGTCGCGAAGAAGGCGGGCGTGAGGCATTTTTTGTGCGTGAGTGCGCAGGGCGCGAATTCGCGTTCGCCGTTCTTCTACAACCGCTTGAAGGGCATGCTCGAGGAAGGCCTCACGATGATGAACTTTGAGGCGCTCACGATCGTGCGGCCGTCGCTACTGCTCGGAAAGCACAAGGACAAGCGATTCGGCGAAGAACTCATGCAGAAGATTTTTGGCAAGCATCTCGCGATACTGCCGGCGAGAATCCGTCCGGTGTTCGCGGAATCCGCCGCGGCTCATCTCGTGGCATCGATGCTCAAGCCGCCTTTCGAACATGTGTGCGCAAGTGACGGCGTGAAGGGCAAGCGGATTATATACAACCGAATATTGGCGCAAACGCCGGCTGACGTTTTTTAA
- a CDS encoding fibrobacter succinogenes major paralogous domain-containing protein, protein MSKRFFFILIALMAVAAVAATSAVTGSFMDLRDGKKYKTVKIGNQTWMAENLNFKTQDSYCYEDNESKCSKYGRLYKWQVALKACPAGWHLPSEKEFGVLLDVVGGDSIAGEALDFTSNRRLGLGDFPDLTYVFDLDSLLTYEFSTKTLWSFSFGLDRAGYRRDDGIYFVGEEEAFFWCSEEESSYEAWYMGLRIYGSVELDYKPKYYAYSVRCIKD, encoded by the coding sequence ATGTCTAAAAGGTTCTTTTTCATCTTGATTGCGCTGATGGCGGTTGCTGCGGTGGCGGCGACTTCCGCCGTGACGGGCTCGTTCATGGATTTGCGCGATGGCAAGAAGTACAAGACAGTGAAGATTGGCAACCAAACGTGGATGGCGGAAAACCTCAATTTCAAGACGCAGGATAGCTATTGCTATGAAGACAACGAATCAAAATGCTCCAAGTATGGTCGCCTGTACAAGTGGCAGGTTGCACTAAAGGCCTGCCCTGCGGGTTGGCACCTGCCGAGTGAAAAAGAATTTGGAGTGTTGCTAGATGTTGTCGGTGGCGATTCAATTGCAGGCGAAGCTCTAGATTTCACGTCCAATAGGAGGCTGGGTCTTGGTGATTTTCCTGATCTTACATATGTGTTTGACCTTGATAGTTTACTTACATATGAGTTTTCAACGAAAACATTGTGGTCTTTTTCGTTTGGGTTGGATCGTGCTGGGTATCGACGTGATGACGGAATTTATTTTGTGGGAGAGGAGGAAGCCTTTTTTTGGTGCTCTGAAGAAGAAAGTAGCTATGAGGCGTGGTATATGGGGTTGCGTATATATGGTTCTGTTGAATTGGATTACAAACCAAAATATTATGCTTACTCTGTCCGCTGCATAAAGGACTAA
- a CDS encoding type II toxin-antitoxin system RelE/ParE family toxin yields MSPKHKPIVWLHEQPQTPPLSQKARIETGYLLRLLQSGITLSLPQSRPMPSIGAHCHELRIRDENKNWRLFYRIDTDAIIVILWAEKKTAKTPDEVIDLCRKRLKSYDAED; encoded by the coding sequence ATGAGTCCGAAACACAAACCTATAGTCTGGCTGCACGAGCAGCCACAAACGCCACCACTATCTCAAAAAGCGAGGATAGAAACAGGATATTTACTACGGTTGCTGCAGTCGGGGATAACTTTGTCGCTACCACAAAGCCGTCCGATGCCATCCATAGGAGCTCACTGCCATGAGCTTCGAATTCGTGACGAAAACAAAAACTGGCGCTTATTTTACCGCATAGACACAGATGCAATAATCGTGATTCTATGGGCAGAAAAGAAAACGGCAAAAACACCTGACGAAGTAATAGACCTATGTCGCAAGCGATTGAAATCTTACGATGCGGAGGACTGA
- a CDS encoding helix-turn-helix transcriptional regulator yields the protein MDKLKKERLKKKGWKIGDVDEYLGLSPAEMAIVEMKAALAKALIAKRKACGETQVSAAILAKTSQSRYAKVEHADSSVSLELMIKMFFALGATKKELIRTLSA from the coding sequence ATGGATAAGCTGAAGAAAGAAAGATTGAAGAAGAAGGGTTGGAAAATCGGGGACGTGGACGAATATCTCGGGCTAAGCCCCGCCGAAATGGCGATTGTCGAGATGAAGGCCGCTCTGGCAAAAGCGCTCATCGCCAAGCGGAAGGCTTGCGGCGAAACACAGGTCTCCGCCGCAATCCTTGCGAAGACGAGCCAGTCACGATACGCGAAGGTGGAACACGCCGATTCGAGCGTCTCGCTAGAACTGATGATCAAGATGTTCTTTGCCCTAGGGGCAACCAAGAAAGAACTGATTAGGACGCTGTCGGCGTAG
- a CDS encoding glycogen/starch/alpha-glucan phosphorylase: MAKTFKKAEEVEVLGTDAESFRKAFTDHIHHTLARNKVTVTDHEKFLAVAYAVRDRLVDRWIKTQETYYKQDVKRVYYLSLEFLIGRTLGNSVLNLDVESAVTEALDEIGMTLEELREQEVDAGLGNGGLGRLAACFLDSMATLELPATGMGIRYEYGMFSQKIVNGEQEEQPDNWLRLPNPWEIARPANAIKVPFYGYVVSWVDDKGRLRNRWETKDYVLALPYDTPIPGYKNNTVNNLRLWSAKSTDDFGLSYFNNGDYIAAVQDMELSETISKVLYPNDSSMNGKELRLKQQYFLCSASLQDIIRRFKKLHEGDWKKFPEKVAIQLNDTHPAISIAEMMRILLDIENMEWDEAWDIVTKTFAYTNHTLMPEALEKWPVSLFEKLLPRHLQIIYEINARFLRMVSMKWPGDNARLARMSLIEEGGCKMVRMAYLSIVGSFAVNGVAALHSDLLKTTLFKDFYELWPEKFNNKTNGVTPRRWVRKANPAMSELITKKIGESWVKDLDDLKKLEKFAKDAAFQKEFMAVKKQNKERLAKYLKATQGVDVDTDTFFDVQVKRIHEYKRQLLNILHAIHLYIQVKDGKEIMPRTIMIGGKSAPGYWMAKQIIRLANAVAAIIDADPVCKGKLKMVFLENYRVSFAEKIIPAADLSEQISTAGTEASGTGNMKFALNGALTIGTLDGANVEMKEEVGDENIFIFGLTVEEVTDLLAKGYRPRDFYEKDDDLRRVIDLIGSGFFSPDRPDLFKHIADKLLTHDPYMLCADFRSYVDMQAKVAKEYQNKKAWAEKAILNVARMGKFSSDRTIKQYAEEIWHAKPCSIKL; the protein is encoded by the coding sequence ATGGCAAAAACATTCAAGAAAGCTGAAGAAGTCGAAGTGCTCGGCACCGACGCGGAATCGTTCCGCAAGGCGTTCACCGACCACATCCACCACACGCTCGCCCGCAACAAGGTGACCGTGACCGACCACGAGAAGTTCCTCGCCGTCGCTTACGCCGTCCGCGACCGTCTCGTGGACCGCTGGATCAAGACCCAGGAGACCTACTACAAGCAAGACGTGAAGCGCGTCTACTACCTCTCCCTCGAATTCTTGATTGGCCGTACGCTCGGCAACTCCGTGCTGAACCTCGACGTCGAAAGCGCCGTCACCGAAGCGCTCGACGAAATCGGCATGACCCTCGAAGAACTCCGCGAACAGGAAGTTGACGCGGGCTTGGGTAACGGTGGCCTCGGCCGCCTCGCCGCCTGCTTCTTGGACTCCATGGCCACGCTCGAACTCCCGGCCACCGGCATGGGTATCCGCTACGAATACGGCATGTTCAGCCAGAAGATTGTGAACGGCGAACAGGAAGAACAGCCGGACAACTGGCTGCGCCTCCCGAACCCCTGGGAAATCGCCCGCCCGGCCAACGCCATCAAGGTCCCGTTCTACGGCTATGTGGTGAGCTGGGTCGACGACAAGGGCAGGCTCCGCAACCGCTGGGAAACGAAGGACTACGTGCTCGCCCTCCCGTACGACACCCCGATTCCGGGCTACAAGAACAACACCGTGAACAACCTGCGCCTCTGGAGCGCGAAGTCCACCGACGACTTCGGCCTCAGCTACTTCAACAACGGTGACTACATCGCCGCAGTGCAGGACATGGAACTCTCCGAAACGATTTCGAAGGTTCTGTACCCGAACGACTCCTCCATGAACGGTAAGGAATTGCGCCTCAAGCAGCAGTACTTCCTGTGCTCTGCCTCCCTGCAGGACATCATCCGCCGCTTCAAGAAGCTCCACGAAGGTGACTGGAAGAAGTTCCCCGAAAAGGTCGCAATCCAGCTGAACGACACGCACCCGGCAATCTCCATCGCCGAAATGATGCGCATTCTCCTCGACATCGAGAACATGGAATGGGACGAAGCCTGGGACATCGTCACCAAGACGTTCGCTTACACGAACCACACCCTGATGCCCGAAGCCCTCGAGAAGTGGCCGGTCAGCCTCTTCGAGAAGCTCCTCCCGCGTCACCTCCAGATCATTTACGAAATCAACGCACGCTTCCTGCGCATGGTCAGCATGAAGTGGCCCGGCGACAATGCACGCCTCGCCCGCATGAGCCTCATCGAGGAAGGCGGCTGCAAGATGGTCCGCATGGCCTACCTCTCCATCGTGGGTTCGTTCGCCGTGAACGGCGTGGCCGCACTCCACTCCGACCTCCTGAAGACAACGCTCTTCAAGGACTTCTACGAACTGTGGCCCGAAAAGTTCAACAACAAGACGAACGGCGTGACGCCGCGTCGCTGGGTCCGCAAGGCCAACCCCGCCATGTCCGAACTCATCACCAAGAAGATTGGCGAAAGCTGGGTCAAGGACCTCGACGACCTGAAGAAGCTCGAGAAGTTCGCCAAGGACGCCGCATTCCAGAAGGAATTCATGGCCGTCAAGAAGCAGAACAAGGAACGCCTCGCCAAGTACCTCAAGGCAACGCAGGGCGTCGATGTCGATACCGACACGTTCTTCGACGTGCAGGTGAAGCGCATCCACGAATACAAGCGCCAGCTGCTGAACATCCTCCACGCCATCCACCTGTACATCCAGGTGAAGGACGGCAAGGAAATCATGCCGCGCACCATCATGATCGGTGGTAAGTCCGCTCCGGGCTACTGGATGGCCAAGCAGATCATCCGCCTTGCCAACGCCGTCGCCGCCATCATCGACGCCGACCCGGTCTGCAAGGGCAAGCTCAAGATGGTGTTCCTCGAGAACTACCGCGTCTCCTTCGCCGAGAAGATTATCCCGGCGGCTGACCTCTCCGAACAGATTTCTACCGCGGGCACCGAAGCCTCGGGTACCGGCAACATGAAGTTCGCCCTCAACGGCGCGCTCACCATCGGAACGCTCGACGGCGCCAACGTGGAAATGAAGGAAGAAGTCGGCGACGAGAACATCTTCATCTTCGGCCTCACCGTGGAAGAAGTCACCGACCTGCTCGCCAAGGGCTACCGTCCGCGCGACTTCTACGAGAAGGACGACGACCTGCGCCGCGTGATTGACCTCATCGGTTCCGGCTTCTTCAGCCCCGACCGTCCGGACCTCTTCAAGCACATTGCAGACAAACTCCTCACCCACGACCCGTACATGCTCTGCGCCGACTTCCGCAGTTACGTGGACATGCAGGCCAAGGTGGCGAAGGAATACCAGAACAAGAAGGCATGGGCCGAAAAGGCTATCCTCAACGTGGCACGCATGGGCAAGTTCAGTTCCGACCGTACCATCAAGCAGTACGCCGAGGAAATCTGGCACGCCAAGCCCTGCAGCATCAAGCTGTAA
- a CDS encoding Gfo/Idh/MocA family protein, translated as MKPYNAILVGNGTMGGRHRARFEACGVKFIAAADNQEEFNEITDKLTCETAGGLPADFAVIASPASTHYAYAKFFLERKIPVLVEKPLAISGEEAQELVDLAAKNDTLLFVAQSECFNPIFLNFRKHFLAELNARLGAGDKQYDAGDKQLGAGDMFVAGDMFVAGDNLPAGNVRLEFRREHKYSERCRDVDVSLDLLVHDLGLFFTLFRYEDVDISFKTSAESRDRARLYLKVARGPYKGVTADFYVNRDSDVDVRTISVSYGRQGGSPGSDYTVSLARYLDNGEIAHIPDSLENEHRFFLKLLDGACGDWGKRIARIAADCVKIASRQ; from the coding sequence ATGAAACCGTATAATGCAATCCTTGTCGGGAACGGCACCATGGGCGGGCGGCATCGCGCACGTTTTGAAGCGTGCGGTGTGAAGTTTATCGCTGCTGCGGACAATCAAGAAGAATTTAACGAGATTACTGATAAATTAACGTGCGAGACTGCAGGTGGATTGCCCGCAGACTTTGCGGTAATCGCGTCGCCGGCATCGACGCACTATGCCTACGCGAAGTTCTTTCTGGAACGTAAGATTCCCGTGCTTGTCGAAAAACCTCTTGCCATCTCCGGCGAGGAGGCGCAGGAACTTGTAGACCTGGCTGCGAAAAACGATACGCTCCTTTTTGTCGCGCAGTCGGAATGCTTCAATCCGATTTTCCTGAACTTTCGCAAGCATTTCCTTGCGGAACTGAACGCGCGTCTTGGTGCGGGCGATAAACAATACGATGCCGGCGATAAACAATTAGGTGCCGGCGATATGTTTGTTGCTGGCGATATGTTTGTTGCTGGCGATAATCTGCCCGCGGGCAACGTGCGCCTGGAATTCCGGCGCGAGCACAAGTATTCTGAACGCTGCCGCGATGTAGACGTTTCCCTCGATTTGCTGGTTCACGATCTCGGGCTGTTCTTCACCCTGTTCCGGTATGAAGATGTCGATATCTCGTTCAAGACATCTGCCGAATCCCGCGATAGGGCAAGGCTGTATTTGAAGGTTGCGCGCGGGCCCTACAAGGGCGTGACTGCGGATTTTTACGTGAACCGCGACAGCGACGTAGATGTACGCACGATTTCCGTGAGCTATGGCCGGCAGGGAGGCTCTCCCGGCTCTGATTACACCGTGAGTCTCGCGCGATATCTCGACAACGGCGAAATCGCCCACATCCCGGATTCGCTCGAGAACGAACACAGGTTCTTCCTCAAGCTATTGGACGGAGCCTGCGGTGACTGGGGCAAGCGCATTGCCCGGATTGCGGCGGACTGCGTGAAAATCGCCTCCCGGCAATAA
- a CDS encoding 4'-phosphopantetheinyl transferase superfamily protein: MDTLVYTADISALNDPAVFERLLGTVPEYRREKAMRFKFPGGRAQSLGVGLLLRIACRDFGIEGADAHVVLGENGKPAFRDEPEVHFNLSHSKTRVMCVISPYEAGCDVERVRPGRSRLAERFFKESENAWIRSFPEGDAQDIAFCRLWTLKECYMKVTGRGMALSPDKFTLSVTPDGILLDHEGPRPEYRFFELPACQLTEGDRYCHAYCLKAMPEGHRVVCRDVDLAGSVRVDETNLPDGKASFNEVAR; this comes from the coding sequence ATGGATACGCTCGTCTACACGGCAGATATTTCGGCTCTGAATGACCCCGCAGTTTTTGAAAGGCTGCTCGGGACGGTGCCCGAGTACCGCCGCGAGAAGGCGATGCGTTTCAAGTTCCCGGGTGGCCGTGCGCAGTCGCTCGGGGTGGGCCTGCTGTTGCGTATCGCTTGTCGCGATTTCGGGATTGAAGGCGCGGACGCCCATGTGGTGCTCGGCGAGAATGGGAAGCCCGCTTTTCGCGATGAGCCGGAGGTGCACTTCAACCTCTCGCATTCCAAGACGCGCGTGATGTGCGTTATTTCGCCCTACGAGGCGGGTTGCGACGTGGAGCGCGTGCGTCCGGGGCGTTCCCGCCTTGCGGAGCGTTTCTTCAAGGAATCCGAGAATGCGTGGATACGTTCTTTCCCGGAAGGCGATGCGCAGGATATTGCTTTTTGCAGGCTCTGGACGCTGAAGGAATGCTACATGAAGGTGACCGGGCGCGGGATGGCGCTTTCGCCGGACAAGTTCACGCTTTCTGTGACGCCCGATGGCATATTGCTCGATCACGAAGGCCCGCGACCGGAATACAGGTTCTTTGAATTGCCTGCCTGCCAGCTGACGGAAGGAGACCGCTACTGCCATGCGTATTGCTTGAAGGCTATGCCCGAGGGACATCGGGTGGTTTGTCGAGATGTTGACCTTGCGGGAAGTGTGCGGGTTGATGAAACGAACTTGCCTGATGGGAAAGCGTCGTTCAACGAGGTTGCACGATGA
- the ybaK gene encoding Cys-tRNA(Pro) deacylase — protein sequence MDIKKTNAARILDRQKISYELIPYKVDENDLGAQHVADSLGEDINQVFKTILVHGDKIGYLVCVVPGNLEVDLKGAAKVSGNKKIDTVPLKDLTPLTGYIRGGCSPLGLKKNFPIFIHETAMQFPFIYVSAGERGLQLKIAPADLVKATRATVGVIARVPPEAPQD from the coding sequence ATGGACATCAAGAAGACAAACGCGGCACGCATTCTCGACCGCCAGAAAATCAGTTACGAGCTCATCCCCTACAAGGTCGACGAGAACGACCTCGGCGCACAGCACGTTGCCGACAGCCTCGGCGAAGACATCAACCAGGTTTTCAAAACCATCCTCGTTCACGGCGACAAGATCGGCTACCTCGTGTGCGTGGTGCCGGGAAATCTCGAAGTGGACCTGAAGGGCGCCGCCAAGGTCAGCGGCAACAAGAAAATCGACACCGTCCCGCTCAAGGACTTGACGCCGCTCACCGGCTACATCCGCGGCGGCTGCAGCCCGCTCGGCCTCAAGAAGAACTTCCCCATCTTTATTCACGAGACGGCGATGCAGTTCCCGTTCATCTACGTGAGCGCGGGCGAACGCGGCCTGCAACTGAAAATCGCGCCTGCCGACCTCGTAAAGGCGACGCGCGCGACCGTCGGCGTGATTGCGAGAGTCCCGCCCGAAGCCCCGCAGGACTAG
- a CDS encoding glycoside hydrolase family 11 protein: MKAILKYGLVAMCALAANAFAQDFCNTAAHSGSKVEVSTNNVGSFSNGIGYELWNEGGNGGSATFYDDGSFNCQMTGAKDYLCRAGLSFNSDKTHAELGHMKADFKLVKNNLSGIQYSYIGIYGWTREPLVEWYIVDNTGSEYMPGDWVAQGSSAKKHGVYDIDGAKYTVYEGDRTSYSIDGDNKYFKQYFSVRTSKRDCGTIDITAHFKKWEELGMKMGKMHEAKILGEAGNSEGAKARGEYDFPYAKVYIESDTPSSSSVAPEVSSSSTTALQGIRSVTVGSNTSLVFDAQGKFLSSFETENDAALTTAIKARFHSGIFLVKQGGNVRSISVK, from the coding sequence ATGAAAGCTATTCTCAAGTATGGCCTGGTTGCCATGTGCGCCCTGGCTGCAAATGCGTTTGCGCAGGATTTCTGCAACACTGCCGCCCATAGCGGTTCCAAGGTGGAGGTCTCCACGAACAATGTGGGTTCGTTCAGTAACGGTATCGGATATGAACTCTGGAACGAAGGCGGCAACGGTGGTTCCGCGACGTTCTACGACGATGGTTCTTTCAACTGCCAGATGACCGGCGCCAAGGACTACCTTTGCCGCGCGGGGCTTTCTTTCAATAGCGACAAGACCCATGCCGAACTTGGCCACATGAAGGCGGATTTCAAGTTGGTCAAGAACAATCTTTCGGGAATTCAGTATTCCTATATCGGTATTTATGGCTGGACCCGCGAACCGCTGGTGGAGTGGTACATCGTCGATAACACCGGCAGTGAATACATGCCTGGCGATTGGGTGGCCCAGGGATCCTCAGCAAAGAAACATGGTGTTTATGACATTGATGGAGCGAAGTATACGGTTTACGAAGGCGACCGTACCTCCTATTCCATCGATGGAGACAACAAGTACTTCAAGCAGTATTTCAGTGTGCGTACTTCGAAGCGCGACTGCGGTACCATCGACATTACGGCCCACTTCAAGAAGTGGGAAGAACTCGGCATGAAGATGGGCAAGATGCACGAGGCAAAGATTCTTGGCGAAGCGGGAAACTCCGAAGGGGCAAAAGCCAGGGGCGAGTATGATTTCCCCTATGCGAAGGTCTATATCGAGAGCGATACGCCGTCGAGTTCTTCTGTTGCTCCTGAGGTCAGCAGTTCGTCGACCACGGCTCTCCAGGGAATACGCTCCGTGACCGTCGGCAGCAATACGTCGCTCGTATTCGACGCCCAGGGCAAGTTCCTCAGTTCCTTTGAAACGGAAAACGATGCTGCCTTGACCACGGCCATCAAGGCCAGGTTCCATTCCGGCATCTTTCTGGTGAAGCAGGGCGGGAACGTCCGCAGCATCTCGGTGAAGTAA
- a CDS encoding glycoside hydrolase family 16 protein yields the protein MYLWHDEFDSIDTATWTFETGASGWGNNEWQYYTARSENTFVQDGILHIRANKEDYEGAKYTSARMITKGKFSFTYGTVEARIALPVGKGIWPAFWMLGENIDAVSWPACGEIDIIEAVNDENVVYGTNHWQAGGNQADYGNNTKDYYGTSKELDITQFHNYKMVWNEKLIAMYVDDFKYQEFAIEDAKDGLEAFHKPQFFILNVAVAGNWPGFEVDDSQFPNEMLVDYIRVSQP from the coding sequence GTGTACCTCTGGCACGACGAATTCGACTCAATCGACACCGCCACATGGACATTCGAGACAGGAGCGAGCGGCTGGGGCAACAACGAGTGGCAATACTACACCGCGCGCAGCGAGAACACCTTCGTGCAAGACGGCATCCTCCACATCCGCGCGAACAAGGAAGATTACGAAGGCGCAAAATACACCTCGGCCCGTATGATAACCAAGGGCAAGTTCAGCTTCACCTACGGCACGGTAGAGGCCCGCATCGCGCTACCCGTAGGCAAGGGAATCTGGCCCGCATTTTGGATGCTAGGCGAAAACATCGACGCAGTTTCCTGGCCCGCCTGTGGCGAAATCGACATCATCGAGGCGGTAAACGACGAGAACGTTGTCTACGGCACCAACCATTGGCAAGCCGGAGGGAACCAAGCCGACTACGGCAACAACACCAAAGATTACTACGGCACGAGCAAGGAACTCGACATCACGCAGTTCCACAACTACAAGATGGTCTGGAACGAAAAGCTCATCGCGATGTACGTCGACGATTTCAAGTACCAAGAATTCGCCATCGAAGACGCGAAGGACGGGCTGGAGGCATTCCACAAGCCGCAATTCTTCATATTGAACGTAGCCGTCGCAGGCAACTGGCCCGGATTCGAGGTAGACGATTCGCAGTTCCCGAACGAGATGCTCGTGGACTACATCCGCGTCTCGCAGCCGTAA
- a CDS encoding TIGR02147 family protein: MKPIVEYSDFRKYMLDFYEERKRCSAFSWREFSKIAGFTSSSYMKVVCDGKSKLSRIGVERTGAAMGLVGFEMEYFRAMVEYGQVESEEKKVAAYNNMLAIAKVHKVRVLEGDLFKFYETWQNPVVRELAPQMPGATPGEMAKKFYADVSAAEVRESLDFLTKSGLLKKTEDENFLQTESSITGTPDATRLALRGMHRQMSKLATPALELPVNERNFTGVTMGISRELYGRIVKELDECLRRIVALASEEKNIEQVYRLNLQLFPLTKNIKEGDAVACSDKENDDE, from the coding sequence ATGAAACCGATTGTCGAATATTCCGATTTCCGCAAGTACATGCTGGATTTTTACGAGGAGCGCAAGCGCTGCTCCGCCTTTTCGTGGCGTGAGTTCTCGAAAATCGCGGGCTTCACTTCTTCTTCGTACATGAAGGTAGTTTGCGACGGCAAGAGCAAGCTCAGCAGGATTGGCGTGGAACGCACGGGGGCTGCCATGGGCCTCGTGGGGTTCGAGATGGAATATTTCCGCGCGATGGTGGAATACGGTCAGGTGGAATCCGAAGAGAAGAAGGTCGCCGCCTACAACAACATGCTCGCCATCGCGAAGGTGCACAAGGTGCGCGTGCTGGAAGGCGACCTGTTCAAGTTTTACGAGACGTGGCAGAACCCGGTGGTGCGCGAACTTGCCCCGCAGATGCCGGGCGCGACTCCGGGCGAGATGGCGAAGAAGTTCTATGCCGACGTGAGTGCCGCCGAGGTGCGCGAGTCGCTCGATTTCCTCACGAAGTCGGGACTCCTGAAAAAGACCGAAGACGAAAACTTCTTGCAGACGGAAAGTTCGATTACCGGAACGCCCGATGCCACAAGGCTTGCCCTGCGCGGAATGCACCGCCAGATGTCCAAGCTCGCGACACCCGCGCTGGAACTCCCCGTGAATGAACGCAACTTCACGGGCGTCACCATGGGCATATCCAGGGAACTGTACGGGCGAATCGTGAAGGAACTTGACGAATGCCTCCGTCGGATAGTGGCGCTCGCTTCGGAAGAAAAGAACATCGAGCAGGTTTACCGCCTGAACCTGCAACTTTTCCCGCTGACGAAGAACATCAAGGAAGGCGATGCCGTTGCCTGCAGCGACAAGGAGAATGACGATGAATAA